One segment of Triticum aestivum cultivar Chinese Spring chromosome 2A, IWGSC CS RefSeq v2.1, whole genome shotgun sequence DNA contains the following:
- the LOC123188997 gene encoding phospholipid-transporting ATPase 2: protein MQRFVYINDESCRDSYRDNRVSNTKYTLWNFLPKNLLEQFRRFMNQYFLLIACLQLWPTITPVSPATTWGPLAIIFTVSASKEAWDDYNRYLSDKKVNERRIWVVKDGIRRQIKAREIHVGNIVWLHENDEIPCDLVLIGTSDPQGICYVETAALDGETDLKTRIIPSICADLSSEQLGKIKGVVECPNPDNDIRRFDANMRLFPPIIDNEKCPLTINNTLLQSCYLRYTEWACGVAIYTGNETKSGMSRGTAESKLTAADSMIDKLTVAIFVFQIAVVLLLGLAGNIWKDSHGRKLWYLMYPAERPWYDFLVIPLRFELLCSIMIPISIKVTLDLAKGVYAKFIDCDDQMFDPETNTPAHSANTAISEDLGQVEYILSDKTGTLTENRMIFKRCCISGVLYGDNTGDALKDARLLNAVSSNDPDVVKFLMVMALCNTVVPIKSNDDTISYKAQSQDEEALVNAASNLNMLLTSKDSSGIAEICFNGSKFCYEVLDVLEFTSDRKRMSIVVKEVKSGKFLLLSKGADEAIFPRSCPGQQTKTYLEAVEMYSHLGLRTLCLGCRDLGEDEYKEWSKKFQDASCSLDNREHKIAEVCNSLEQGIHILGITAIEDRLQDGVPETIKLLRKAGINVWMLTGDKQTTAIQIGLLCNLITPESKGQLLSINGKTEDDILQSLERALIIMKTASERKDLAFVLDGWALEIILKRSLESFTKLAMMSRTAICCRMTPLQKAQLVGILKSSGSLTLAIGDGGNDVRMIQEANIGVGISGREGLQAARAADYSIGKFKFLRRLILVHGRYSYNRTAFISQYSFYKSLLICFIQILFSFSSGLSGTSIFNSISLMAYNVFYTSLPVMTIIFDKDISETTVLRYPQILLYSQAGRLLNRSTFAEWFGRSLYHAFVVFLITINAYADEKSDMEELSMVALSGCIWLQAFVVTLDTNSFTCPQITLIWGNFVAFYMINLILSAVPTLQMHTVMWHLCNQPSYWITMALIVAAGMGPVLALRYLRNVYRPSAIDVLQQIEQTDGHAQAPGNLESSTGTYLDYLLTDLRRNKSSIHQPLLSDSASSR, encoded by the exons ATGCAACGTTTTGTATATATCAACGATGAGTCCTGCCGGGATTCCTACCGTGACAATCGGGTTTCCAATACCAAATACACCTTGTGGAATTTTCTCCCTAAGAATTTATTGGAACAATTCAG GCGTTTCATGAATCAGTATTTTCTGCTAATCGCCTGCCTTCAGTTGTGGCCCACTATTACTCCTGTAAGTCCTGCAACTACATGGGGCCCGCTTGCCATAATCTTCACTGTTTCTGCTTCAAAAGAGGCTTGGGATGATTACAATAGGTATCTTTCCGACAAGAAAGTAAATGAAAGGAGAATCTGGGTGGTAAAGGATGGCATCCGTAGACAG ATCAAAGCAAGGGAGATACATGTCGGAAATATAGTGTGGCTCCATGAGAATGATGAGATCCCATGTGATCTCGTTCTCATTGGAACTTCTGATCCTCAAGGCATCTGTTATGTTGAG ACCGCAGCTTTAGATGGTGAAACTGATTTGAAAACCAGAATTATCCCTTCAATTTGTGCTGACCTGTCATCGGAGCAATTGGGGAAAATCAAG GGTGTAGTTGAGTGCCCCAACCCAGATAATGACATAAGAAGATTTGATGCTAACATGCGCTTGTTCCCTCCTATCATTGATAATGAGAAATGTCCTTTAACTATCAACAATACACTTCTTCAGTCATGTTACTTACGGTACACGGAATGGGCATGTGGAGTTGCAATTTACACAG GCAATGAAACCAAATCAGGAATGAGCCGAGGAACTGCGGAGTCCAAGCTTACCGCTGCTGATTCAATGATAGACAAACTCACCGTTGCAATATTTGTTTTCCAAATTGCTGTTGTTCTTTTGCTGGGTCTTGCTGGCAATATCTGGAAGGACAGCCATGGTCGTAAG CTATGGTATCTCATGTATCCTGCTGAAAGACCATGGTATGATTTCTTGGTTATCCCGTTGCGCTTTGAACTACTGTGTTCAATAATGATTCCGATTTCCATAAAG GTTACTCTTGATTTGGCTAAAGGTGTATACGCAAAGTTTATTGATTGTGATGATCAAATGTTTGATCCGGAAACAAATACACCTGCCCACTCAGCTAA CACAGCTATTAGCGAAGACCTTGGGCAGGTTGAATATATATTAAGCGACAAAACTGGGACATTGACAGAGAATAGAATGATTTTCAAAAGATGTTGCATAAGTGGTGTTCTATACGGAGATAACACTGGAGATGCTTTAAAAG ATGCCAGACTTCTAAATGCTGTCTCTAGTAACGATCCGGATGTAGTCAAATTTCTGATGGTGATGGCTCTTTGCAACACAGTTGTTCCTATCAAAAG CAATGACGACACTATTTCATACAAAGCACAATCACAAGATGAGGAAGCTTTGGTCAATGCTGCATCAAACCTGAATATGTTGCTTACAAGTAAAGACAGCAGCGGCATTGCTG AGATTTGTTTCAATGGTTCTAAATTTTGTTATGAGGTATTGGATGTTTTGGAGTTCACTTCTGATCGCAAAAGAATGTCTATTGTGGTAAAGGAGGTCAAGAGTGGGAAGTTTCTTCTTCTCTCTAAAGGTGCTGATGAAGCTATTTTCCCACGTTCTTGTCCAG GACAACAAACAAAGACCTATCTTGAGGCAGTAGAAATGTATTCTCATTTGGGTCTGCGAACATTATGTTTGGGATGCCGTGACTTAGGAGAAGATGAATATAAAGAATGGTCCAAAAAGTTTCAAGATGCTAGCTGCTCACTGGACAACAGGGAG CATAAAATTGCCGAAGTCTGTAACAGCTTAGAGCAAGGTATTCACATTCTTGGTATCACCGCCATAGAGGACCGTCTCCAG GATGGTGTGCCTGAAACTATTAAATTGCTAAGGAAGGCTGGAATCAATGTGTGGATGCTAACTGGTGATAAGCAAACTACAGCAATCCAGATTGGACTTCTCTGTAACCTCATAACACCTG AGTCCAAAGGTCAATTGTTGTCCATCAATGGAAAAACTGAAGATGACATATTACAGAGCTTAGAGAGGGCATTGATAATTATGAAGACTGCGTCGGAAAGAAAG GATCTTGCATTCGTTTTGGATGGTTGGGCACTCGAAATAATTCTGAAGCGTTCGCTGGAATCTTTCACTAAGCTGGCCATGATGTCAAGAACAGCAATATGCTGTCGGATGACACCTTTGCAGAAAGCACAG CTTGTTGGGATCCTGAAATCCTCTGGCTCTTTAACTCTAGCAATTGGTGATGGTGGTAATGATGTAAGAATGATTCAAGAGGCTAACATTGGAGTAGGGATTAGTGGTAGGGAGGGACTGCAAGCTGCAAGAGCTGCTGATTATAGCATTGGAA AGTTCAAGTTTCTCAGAAGGTTGATACTTGTCCATGGTCGATATTCATACAATCGCACAGCATTTATTTCGCAGTACTCTTTCTACAAGTCACTGTTGATTTGCTTTATACAGATTCT TTTTTCCTTTTCGTCAGGGCTTTCTGGAACTAGTATCTTCAACTCGATTAGCCTGATGGCCTACAATGTTTTCTACACAAGTCTTCCGGTTATGACAATAATTTTTGACAAGGATATCTCTGAAACAACAGTTCTGCGATATCCCCAGATTTTACTTTATTCTCAAGCTGGGAG GCTCTTGAATCGCAGTACATTTGCTGAATGGTTTGGGCGATCGCTGTACCAT GCATTTGTTGTTTTCCTAATTACCATCAACGCATATGCTGATGAGAAAAGTGACATGGAGGAGCTCTCCATGGTCGCCCTGTCTGGATGCATTTGGTTGCAAGCTTTTGTGGTGACGCTGGATACTAA CTCATTTACTTGTCCACAAATCACCCTCATATGGGGGAACTTTGTAGCCTTCTACATGATCAACTTAATACTCAGTGCGGTACCAACCCTTCAGATGCACACTGTCATGTGGCATCTGTGTAATCAACCTTCATACTGGATCACCATGGCC CTGATTGTTGCGGCAGGAATGGGCCCGGTGCTGGCTCTTAGATACTTGAGGAACGTGTACCGACCTAGTGCCATCGATGTTCTCCAGCAAATTGAGCAAACCGACGGACATGCCCAAGCCCCGGGGAATTTGGAGTCGTCGACTGGGACCTATCTCGATTATTTACTAACTGACTTGCGTAGGAACAAGAGTTCCATCCATCAACCTTTGCTTTCGGATTCTGCATCTAGCAGATGA